One region of Pseudobdellovibrionaceae bacterium genomic DNA includes:
- the serA gene encoding phosphoglycerate dehydrogenase, whose product MSQPQRILLLENIHPIAKERLVEEGFAVELRTDSPSEDELKKLLPQYDLVGIRSKTELRQEVLASAPNLQGIGCFCIGTNQVDLQPAKLMGIPVFNAPYSNTRSVAELVIAEMIALSRQLGDRNTLAHQGGWMKSAEGAREVRGKTLGIVGYGHIGSQVSIMAEALGLRVIFYDVVKKLPLGNATASPTLFELLEKSDFVTLHVPETPQTQHMIGAAELRRMQKGSYLLNLSRGTVVVIEDLVNALKEGHIAGAALDVFPEEPASNKERFVSALQGIKNVILTPHIGGSTEEAQYAIGLEVAESFRKFLRAGATSGAVNFPHVDVPPTSGSHRILNVHRNEPGVLGEINSLVSKHGANILAQQLSTDPRIGYLIMDVEKAEAQALCFDIGGLGRSIKTRIVF is encoded by the coding sequence ATGAGCCAACCCCAGCGCATCCTCCTGCTCGAGAACATCCACCCCATCGCGAAAGAACGCCTTGTCGAAGAGGGCTTCGCGGTGGAATTGCGAACCGATTCGCCCAGCGAAGACGAGCTGAAGAAGCTCCTTCCGCAGTACGATCTCGTCGGCATTCGCTCCAAAACGGAGTTGCGCCAAGAGGTCCTCGCGAGCGCGCCGAATCTGCAGGGGATCGGCTGCTTCTGCATCGGCACCAACCAGGTCGATCTGCAGCCGGCGAAGCTGATGGGTATTCCGGTCTTCAACGCGCCTTACTCGAACACACGTTCGGTGGCCGAGCTCGTCATCGCCGAGATGATCGCGCTGTCCCGTCAGCTCGGGGATCGCAACACGCTCGCGCATCAAGGCGGCTGGATGAAGTCCGCCGAAGGCGCGCGGGAAGTGCGCGGCAAGACGCTGGGGATCGTGGGCTACGGTCACATCGGTTCGCAGGTCAGCATCATGGCCGAAGCCCTCGGCCTGCGCGTGATCTTCTACGACGTGGTGAAGAAGCTTCCGCTGGGGAACGCGACGGCCTCGCCCACGCTGTTCGAACTTCTAGAGAAATCCGATTTCGTCACGCTTCACGTCCCCGAAACGCCGCAGACCCAGCACATGATCGGCGCGGCCGAACTGCGCCGCATGCAGAAAGGCAGTTACCTGCTGAACCTTTCGCGCGGCACGGTCGTCGTCATCGAGGACCTCGTGAACGCGCTGAAAGAGGGCCACATCGCGGGCGCGGCGCTGGACGTCTTTCCGGAGGAGCCCGCCTCGAACAAAGAACGTTTCGTCAGCGCGCTCCAGGGGATCAAGAACGTGATCCTGACCCCGCACATCGGGGGTTCGACGGAAGAGGCCCAGTACGCCATCGGGCTCGAGGTCGCCGAGAGCTTCCGCAAGTTCCTGCGCGCGGGGGCGACCTCCGGCGCGGTCAACTTTCCCCACGTCGACGTGCCGCCCACGTCGGGTTCGCACCGCATTTTGAACGTGCACCGGAACGAACCCGGGGTTCTGGGCGAAATCAACTCGCTCGTGTCTAAGCATGGCGCCAACATCCTGGCCCAGCAGCTTTCGACCGATCCCCGCATCGGTTATTTGATCATGGACGTGGAAAAAGCCGAGGCGCAGGCGCTCTGTTTCGACATCGGCGGCCTGGGCCGCTCGATCAAGACCCGGATCGTTTTCTAA
- a CDS encoding sigma-54-dependent Fis family transcriptional regulator, translated as MSSTFNPVLLVIDDDHLIHDSLSLLLPDHWDILSANSLAQAPQDGVIHAIFVDMHLTPNSKVAEGPGIIAAMRERFPLAEIYGMSGDLTIELMEKALAAGARKFLAKPLHPDEVTASFEKIEALWALRSSESRHRSTQTHQWIGQSKAAEKIRFEIANLAGETSPILIEGETGTGKEVIAQILNQQDNRPLIAVNLGAIPENLFESEFFGHVRGAFTGADQMKVGLAEAANGGDLFLDEIEALPLAQQAKLLRFLESGEVRKVGAKDTVHVKVRVIAASNQSLQQMVKEQKFREDLLFRLTSHRLQLPPLRERTDDIEILAKHFLKMPRSAGLKMLAPEAITRLKAHGWPGNVRELKRVIEHLSQTAPLPIIRAEDVDRLLGGASAPAGLGDFPLEQGLTSLVESFEKQVLLKALDRTGKDVDQAAELLQISRSNFYKKMKDYGI; from the coding sequence ATGAGCTCCACTTTCAATCCGGTCCTTCTTGTCATCGACGACGATCACCTCATTCACGACTCTTTGAGTCTGTTGCTGCCGGATCATTGGGACATCCTGAGCGCGAACAGCCTGGCGCAAGCCCCGCAAGACGGCGTGATCCACGCGATCTTCGTGGACATGCACCTCACGCCGAACTCGAAGGTCGCCGAAGGCCCCGGCATCATCGCGGCGATGCGCGAACGCTTCCCGCTCGCCGAAATTTACGGGATGTCGGGCGACCTGACGATCGAGCTCATGGAAAAAGCGCTGGCCGCCGGCGCCCGCAAGTTCCTGGCGAAGCCGCTCCATCCGGATGAGGTCACCGCGAGCTTCGAAAAGATCGAAGCGCTGTGGGCTTTACGCTCCAGCGAATCCCGCCACCGCTCGACGCAAACCCACCAGTGGATCGGGCAGTCGAAGGCCGCCGAAAAGATCCGCTTCGAAATCGCGAACCTCGCGGGTGAAACCAGCCCCATCCTGATCGAAGGCGAAACCGGCACCGGGAAAGAAGTCATCGCGCAGATCTTGAACCAGCAGGACAACCGCCCCTTGATCGCGGTGAATCTCGGCGCGATCCCCGAGAATCTTTTTGAATCGGAGTTCTTCGGTCACGTGCGCGGGGCCTTCACCGGCGCCGATCAAATGAAGGTCGGTCTCGCCGAGGCCGCGAACGGCGGCGATCTGTTCTTGGACGAGATCGAGGCCTTGCCGCTCGCGCAGCAGGCGAAGCTCTTGCGCTTTCTGGAAAGCGGCGAAGTGCGCAAGGTCGGCGCGAAGGACACCGTCCACGTGAAAGTCCGCGTGATCGCGGCCTCGAACCAAAGCCTGCAGCAGATGGTGAAAGAGCAAAAATTCCGCGAGGATCTTTTGTTCCGCCTGACCTCACACCGCTTGCAGCTGCCGCCCTTGCGTGAACGGACGGACGACATCGAGATCCTCGCTAAACACTTTCTGAAGATGCCGCGTTCGGCGGGCCTGAAGATGCTCGCTCCCGAGGCGATCACGCGCTTGAAAGCGCACGGCTGGCCGGGCAACGTGCGCGAGCTGAAACGGGTCATCGAACATCTCTCGCAGACGGCGCCGCTGCCGATCATTCGTGCGGAAGACGTTGATCGCCTGCTCGGTGGCGCGAGTGCGCCCGCGGGGCTCGGGGATTTCCCGCTCGAGCAAGGCCTGACATCCCTCGTCGAATCTTTCGAGAAACAGGTCCTCCTGAAGGCCCTGGATCGCACCGGCAAGGATGTGGATCAGGCAGCGGAACTCCTGCAGATCTCGCGCAGCAATTTCTATAAAAAAATGAAGGACTATGGTATCTGA
- a CDS encoding phosphatidate cytidylyltransferase, with translation MTGALGTPVYQETALWVLSLLFVSGLIVYFLRKKNHYFVVSWASIKSWLFVAPILFVLMGLPEPWPLIVLTLLAVLGAKIFFQLVGMYHRSYFVLVCYAGILGLGWTIYAGRLDLYNLLPMIVLGVSCLVPLLRNNYKRMIQYISLTNLAFVFLGWSFMHLGLVMGLEKGIYQLLYLLILTEFCDNTNLAISRYVGRIKLFDRIDHKRSLESTLVSMVLTLGMAFIMRNLLPDNSDKYWLAAGIVASVGGMFGDLIMAVLRRDAGIRVTGAFVLGRGDFLHRMDRLIFVAPIYYYVTTYLLSH, from the coding sequence ATGACCGGAGCACTTGGAACCCCCGTCTATCAGGAGACCGCCCTCTGGGTGTTGTCGCTTCTGTTCGTGTCGGGTTTGATCGTTTATTTCCTGCGTAAAAAGAACCACTATTTCGTCGTCTCTTGGGCCTCGATCAAGAGTTGGCTGTTCGTCGCACCGATCCTGTTCGTACTGATGGGCCTGCCCGAACCGTGGCCGCTCATCGTGCTGACGTTGCTCGCCGTGCTGGGCGCGAAGATCTTCTTCCAGCTGGTGGGAATGTACCACCGCTCCTACTTCGTGCTCGTCTGTTACGCGGGGATCCTGGGCCTCGGCTGGACGATCTACGCCGGGCGTTTGGATCTTTACAACCTGCTGCCGATGATCGTGCTCGGCGTGAGCTGCCTGGTGCCGCTTCTGCGGAACAACTACAAACGCATGATCCAGTACATCTCGCTGACGAACCTCGCGTTCGTTTTCTTGGGCTGGTCGTTCATGCATTTGGGTTTGGTCATGGGTCTCGAAAAAGGGATTTACCAGCTTTTGTACCTGCTGATCCTGACCGAGTTCTGCGACAATACGAACCTCGCGATCTCGCGTTACGTCGGACGCATCAAACTCTTCGACCGCATCGACCACAAACGTTCACTGGAATCGACCTTGGTGTCCATGGTGCTGACCCTGGGCATGGCGTTCATCATGCGTAACCTCTTGCCTGACAATTCGGACAAGTACTGGCTCGCGGCGGGCATCGTGGCGTCGGTGGGCGGGATGTTCGGCGACCTGATCATGGCGGTTCTTCGTCGCGACGCGGGCATCCGCGTGACCGGCGCGTTCGTCCTGGGCCGCGGGGATTTCCTGCACCGCATGGACCGTTTGATCTTCGTCGCGCCGATCTATTACTACGTGACCACCTACCTCTTGAGTCATTGA